From one Henningerozyma blattae CBS 6284 chromosome 1, complete genome genomic stretch:
- the PTH4 gene encoding Pth4p (similar to Saccharomyces cerevisiae YOL114C; ancestral locus Anc_3.59), translating to MTKYLRIVARSFSHKLTPSVEIAKLWIDELSAAKLPKRDFQVRFDRSSGPGGQNVNKVNTKCTITLPNFKSANWIPNEVKNAIIKNKFRYYAAGTDSLVIQSQESRSRGNNESICYDKLISEIKACCQFGSNTSEPTIQKWNSFKRQANEKRLNSKKVASSKKQSRKKDFNINY from the coding sequence ATGACAAAATATTTACGAATTGTCGCCAGAAGCTTTTCACACAAACTCACACCGTCTGTAGAGATAGCTAAGTTATGGATTGACGAATTGTCAGCTGCGAAGCTTCCTAAGAGAGACTTTCAGGTTAGATTTGATAGATCAAGTGGCCCGGGTGGACAGAATGTAAATAAAGTTAACACTAAGTGTACTATTACCCtaccaaattttaaatctgCTAATTGGATACCCAATGAAGTAAAAAATgcaataattaaaaataaatttcgATATTATGCAGCAGGAACTGATTCTTTAGTGATACAGTCACAAGAGTCACGATCTAGAGGAAACAATGAATCAATATGTTATGATAAACTTATATCTGAGATTAAAGCCTGTTGTCAGTTTGGATCAAATACAAGCGAACCAACAATCCAAAAATGGAATAGTTTCAAACGCCAAGCTAATGAAAAAAGGttaaatagtaaaaagGTAGCCAgttcaaaaaaacaatCTCGTAAAAAAGACTTCAACattaattattag
- the TBLA0A07840 gene encoding uncharacterized protein (similar to Saccharomyces cerevisiae TRF5 (YNL299W) and PAP2 (YOL115W); ancestral locus Anc_3.58), translated as MVRLSKSTKLKTKHISKKKAPKLRKIKDSERRLGNKRPKRLRRSSLIDAQKNFAVFGRDDEHYNKYENLQLDLSDSEETLKAFKDNSLDHNIFEDIPVVETITSSDEESSNQDIQAHEQNKAFSLNQLENNEDFIAFDSSSEGEDNKIAHDESDTDINIPTSNAIESDNESCETNGRGQNRISHAEHPWLLQHDHSKQNEVSDLLTEEIKDFVAYISPSREEIELRNQTIGKIRKAVKKLWKNSDLYVFGSYATDLYLPGSDIDCVIISSAGDKENRHSLYQLSSWLKQNKLATKVEVIAKARVPIIKFVEPSSNIHIDVSFERSNGLEAAKTIRDWLNSTPGLRELVLIIKQFLNSRRLNDVHLGGLGGLSIICMVYSFLSLHPRILTNDIDPLDNLGVLLLDFFELYGKNFAYDDVALSFQDGRAAYMPKKQWRDILPVRTTYALAIQDPNDPTNNISRSSYNLRDIRRAFTGAFDMITNKCFEMDAATFKDRVGQTILGNVIKYRGRGRNFRDDRELVVNNAIIENEAYHRKRSRIVHTHIVDSDSDEEIHISDDDVFIQPSSEEEIDLKDEKELYNIIYSPLKKPDVPVQKKVMKLNDAKTVKKEHPTKKLNSSGRQRKNPSINVDEMMGLNAEDDSDDSNDSITMLEHIKISDEESSDNTTPEVPITPRTEEVDVSSKTTVNAQTRREYWLSKGQVASPQVVEDIF; from the coding sequence atggtaagACTTTCAAAATCCactaaattaaaaacaaaacacatttctaaaaaaaaagctcCAAAACTAcgtaaaattaaagatagTGAACGAAGATTAGGCAACAAAAGACCCAAAAGATTAAGAAGATCTTCACTAATTGATGCACAGAAAAACTTTGCAGTATTTGGTAGGGATGACGAACATTATAACAAATATGAGAACTTACAACTAGATCTTAGTGACTCTGAGGAAACACTTAAAGCTTTCAAAGATAACTCGTTAGATCATAACATCTTCGAGGATATACCAGTAGTAGAAACTATAACATCATCTGATGAAGAATCAAGCAATCAAGATATACAAGCCCATGAACAAAATAAAGCTTTTTCGTTGAACCAACTAGAAAACAATGAAGATTTTATTGCATTTGATTCTAGTTCAGAAGGTGAAGATAACAAAATAGCCCATGATGAAAGCGATacagatattaatattccCACTTCCAATGCCATAGAATCAGATAATGAGTCATGTGAGACTAATGGCAGAGGTCAAAATAGAATATCACATGCAGAACATCCATGGTTATTACAGCATGACCATTCCAAACAAAACGAGGTATCTGATTTATTAACAGAAGAAATTAAGGATTTTGTTGCATATATATCACCAAGTCGGGAAGAAATCGAATTAAGGAATCAAACTATCGGTAAAATACGTAAAGCAGTAAAAAAGCTGTGGAAAAACTCCGATTTATATGTCTTTGGTTCCTATGCTACGGATTTATACTTACCAGGTTCTGATATCGATtgtgttattattagttcTGCTGGAGATAAGGAAAATAGGCATTCGTTGTATCAACTTTCAAGTTGGTTGAAGCAGAATAAATTAGCCACTAAGGTTGAAGTAATTGCTAAAGCTCGTGTACcgattattaaatttgttgAGCCTTCTTCGAATATTCATATAGATGTCTCATTCGAAAGGAGCAATGGACTTGAAGCTGCTAAAACGATAAGGGATTGGCTAAATTCTACCCCGGGATTACGAGAATTGGTTTTGattataaaacaatttttaaattcaagaCGTTTAAATGACGTTCATTTAGGAGGGTTAGGTGGTTTAAGTATTATATGCATGGTGTACTCTTTCTTATCGTTGCACCCTAGAATATTAACAAATGACATCGATCCATTGGATAATTTAGGAGTTTTATTGTTGGACTTTTTTGAGTTGTATGGGAAAAATTTTGCTTATGATGATGTAGCATTAAGTTTTCAAGATGGTCGGGCAGCTTACATGCCAAAGAAGCAATGGAGAGATATTTTGCCAGTGCGAACTACGTATGCATTGGCAATTCAAGATCCAAATGAtccaacaaataatattagcaGAAGTTCTTATAACTTGCGAGACATTAGAAGGGCATTCACAGGTGCCTTTGATATGATAACAAACAAATGTTTCGAAATGGATGCTGCTACTTTCAAAGATAGAGTTGGACAAACTATATTGGGTAACGTGATTAAATATCGTGGTAGAGGGCGAAACTTTAGAGATGATAGAGAGTTAGTGGTAAATAATGCAATTATAGAGAATGAAGCATATCATCGGAAACGAAGTAGGATTGTTCATACTCATATTGTGGATTCAGATTCAGATGAAGAGATTCATATTTCTGACGATGATGTTTTTATTCAACCCAGTAGTGAGGAggaaattgatttaaaagatgagAAGGAGTTATATAACATTATATATTCTCCTTTAAAGAAACCAGATGTACCAGTGCAAAAAAAGGTTATGAAATTAAACGATGCTAAAACGGTTAAAAAAGAGCATCCGACAAAGAAACTCAACAGTTCCGGAAGGCAGAGAAAGAATCCAAGTATTAATGTTGATGAAATGATGGGTCTTAACGCCGAAGATGATAGTGATGATTCCAATGATAGTATAACTATGTTGGAGCATATTAAAATAAGTGATGAAGAAAGCAGTGATAATACAACTCCTGAAGTACCTATTACTCCAAGAACAGAAGAAGTAGATGTATCGAGTAAAACTACTGTTAATGCTCAAACGCGAAGAGAATATTGGTTAAGTAAGGGTCAAGTAGCCTCACCACAGGTTGTGGAAGACATATTTTAG
- the TBLA0A07870 gene encoding uncharacterized protein (similar to Saccharomyces cerevisiae MSB3 (YNL293W) and MSB4 (YOL112W); ancestral locus Anc_3.64), whose product MIQFEHRNDVFREKKKGISTPHTETHWQNHSQEYSQSNATMNYSKINNWNRINNVNNIYNTGKSHYNRTLSHTSSSNHIPTNYSGNHTTNHTTDHATNHTTNHTTNNANNNTNNNTNNYMQNNHTLNNRSFNTFKHGYNRTYDHINLDSVSCYNYKYKSNNSIPSQTSPSRTYHNPTEQISSYNKTFTRLHNLGQNNTTQHLQETKHNDSRISSYNDTSITSINNLYNTNHNNIHSNGYKRNNPANDKLVSIENFYSKQSINKLNSDRPLPRKRSISPKKYKFNFEMEDENENVTTATKHDDNDDQNMVPAQGDDMSSFYNLYEDSDETEDAQLNLNTTHTNHTTHTNHTTHTNHTNHTNHTHHTNHTNHTSHTIRTRNSRHSIPQSIHVAIADSNTSAEMFDRYGFKKQINSNIISIETYDKWFANYDKYLVKQKRQWIQFLTNSNNNIQIINDFPTRLPERSDQLKILIRNGIPPDWRGMVWWHYSGGQNLLQKNVGLYDSLIKIVTRYERHGLLYKKVPDFDNIERDLNRTFPENIHFQKEPFQLNEPLMIIRLKKFLMAFSIYKPNIGYCQSMNFLAGLLLLFLDEEKTFWMLIIITTQLLPGVYDTNLEGVNIDQGTLLLCLNKYLPDVWDWLRLHSINNSLLPHSNNNNSSMTTSAADLNHSIVHLPPVTLCTASWFMSCFIDTVPIETTLRIWDCLFYEGSNILFRVSIGLLEMIKNSANNLPNNRINDEYLMYSIRQFPSKVIDVNEFFNKIIFRKRCVFDGLNQNDIERYRKYVRYQKNSSQNNYKAPRIINPTKHVHSNSILHHNKDHSNYLNSKDALEFKEILEEIEGKKVTPQPPSNKFSFGFRNGMHQMKQKFSVDKERGIV is encoded by the coding sequence atgattcagTTCGAGCATCGAAATGATGTGTTTCGAGAGAAGAAGAAAGGTATATCAACACCACATACTGAGACACATTGGCAAAACCATTCACAAGAATACTCACAGTCCAATGCAACTATGAATTACtcgaaaataaataattggaatagaattaataatgtaaacaatatttataatacaGGTAAATCACATTATAATCGTACACTCAGTCATACATCTTCTTCTAATCATATACCGACTAATTATTCAGGTAATCATACAACTAACCATACAACTGACCATGCAACTAACCATACAACTAACCATACAACtaataatgcaaataataatacaaataataatacaaataattatatgcAAAATAATCATACACTTAATAATCGTTCCTTTAATACATTCAAACACGGATATAATAGAACATATGACCACATCAATCTAGATAGTGTTAGCTGttacaattacaaatacaaatcaaataatagcATTCCATCTCAAACTTCCCCTTCAAGAACTTATCATAATCCCACTGAACAAATATCTTCTTACAATAAGACATTTACTAGATTGCATAATTTAGgacaaaataatacaacaCAGCATTTACAGGAAACAAAGCATAATGACTCGAGAATTTCCTCATATAACGATACTAGTATCACTTCGATCAATAATTTATACAACActaatcataataatattcattcAAACGGTTACAAAAGGAATAACCCTgctaatgataaattagtatctattgaaaatttttatagCAAACAAAGTATTAATAAACTGAATTCTGATAGACCACTCCCGCGGAAACGTTCAATTTCTCCAAAGAAATATAagtttaattttgaaatggAAGATGAGAATGAAAATGTTACCACTGCCACCAAacatgatgataatgatgatcaAAATATGGTACCTGCACAAGGAGATGATATGTCCAGTTTTTATAACTTATATGAAGATAGTGACGAAACAGAAGATGCTCAATTAAATCTTAATACTACTCATACAAATCATACTACTCATACAAATCATACTACTCATACAAATCACACAAATCATACAAATCATACACATCATACAAATCATACAAATCATACGAGTCATACAATACGTACAAGGAATTCAAGACATTCAATCCCACAAAGTATTCATGTTGCCATAGCAGATTCAAATACAAGTGCAGAAATGTTTGATAGATATGGGTTTAAGAAGCAAATAAACTCAAACATCATTTCCATAGAAACTTATGATAAATGGTTTGCAAATTATGATAAGTATCTTGTGAAACAGAAACGTCAATGGATTCAATTCTTAACAAactcaaataataatattcaaattataaatgATTTCCCAACTAGACTACCTGAAAGATCAGATCAgctgaaaatattgattagAAATGGTATACCTCCAGATTGGAGAGGTATGGTATGGTGGCATTATTCAGGTGGTCAAAATTTGTTACAGAAAAATGTCGGTTTATACGATTCATTAATCAAAATAGTGACTCGTTATGAAAGACACGgcttattatataaaaaagttCCAGATTTCgataatattgaaagagATTTGAACAGAACTTTCCcagaaaatattcatttccAAAAAGAACCTTTCCAATTGAATGAACCTTTGATGATTATTagattaaaaaagtttttaaTGGCTTTTTCCATCTATAAACCAAATATTGGATATTGTCAATCAATGAATTTTCTTGCTGGacttttacttttatttttagatgaagaaaagaCTTTTTGGATGTTAATAATCATTACTACACAATTATTACCGGGAGTTTATGACACTAATTTGGAAGGAGTTAATATTGACCAAGGAACTCTATTACTTTGCttgaataaatatctaCCAGATGTTTGGGATTGGTTACGACTAcattcaataaataatagtttattaCCTCActccaataataataattcctCGATGACAACTTCTGCGGCAGATTTAAATCATTCCATAGTTCATTTACCTCCAGTAACCTTATGTACTGCTAGTTGGTTTATGAGTTGTTTTATTGACACGGTACCAATTGAGACAACTTTACGGATTTGGGATTGTTTATTTTACGAAGGCtccaatattttatttaggGTTTCTATTGGTTTATTagaaatgataaaaaattcagcaaataatttaccaaataatagaataaatgatgaatatttGATGTATTCAATTCGTCAATTCCCAAGTAAAGTAATAGATGTAAacgaatttttcaataaaataattttccGTAAACGTTGTGTATTTGACGGTCTAAATcaaaatgatattgaacgatatagaaaatatgttagatatcaaaaaaattcttctcaaaataattataaagcACCTCGTATTATTAACCCCACTAAGCATGTTCATTCAAATAGTATTCTTCATCATAATAAGGACCATTcaaattatctaaattcCAAAGATGCTttagaatttaaagaaatcttggaagaaattgaaggTAAAAAAGTTACACCTCAACCTCCTAGCAATAAATTTAGTTTTGGATTTAGAAATGGAATGCATCaaatgaaacaaaaattCTCAGTTGATAAAGAAAGAGGTATTGTATAG
- the MON2 gene encoding Mon2p (similar to Saccharomyces cerevisiae MON2 (YNL297C); ancestral locus Anc_3.61) — MVVTQQQQFFTLQKLLNNDLHNLVSESRRKNSEVKHTSDKALEILKTCHSNLDLKRHPDFIIPLIKACSSKSAKLTTIAMQCLQRMSSVDCIPDSRISQVLDSFIEATLLASDIQLKVLQIVPIFFKTYGKYIYGPLCAKLLTCCSNLLQVPNKSPMVIGTASATMQQLIDEIFERLSFNWSKDEHNPALEETHQVLITNSDTIMVNAYRYDAYVLFTDLSSLSEKNKDSSSINNNITTTITSNNSITTDINTGNTKIKMDKMLDMNNVPIDYGLEILESILSNSYSSFLNYKDLQFLLRIKMVPFLLRNIPSTTASFSIVVRSYRCIKLLIKKEFLNTLDLELEVIFSLLIHTLTADSKSPIWKKLLTLEIFRSFSNDIELVESIFMIYDNLKDRKKILTSLTKEFYEILKSNELTIALHETKLIVTLDNYQITKDNSISKISYLQMLDRSNPSSINQNYLIWLIFQIISDWTNGFSNSASKIDSTTIIKINSSSSSKENEPSNSSSSNTDQETQIQLPIIQTFKGIFPNVFNILRKLLYSSSFDNHIFSKLVRSFQKLGHAAGLLNLHDELNQCLELFSLSIVKNCLETELKIEDPKPRNSIDSAATDVTVSTVAAAAGTSVLNAISETLIGSNNNQSQKLQQQQQQQQQQQQQQQQQQQQQQQQQNQHHLNHELSNRKYLHPRNFNPRQVSLFRALVSLTISIGENLNYDSWNFVLVALQWVSYYMSGPSNDFMENIYSQDIPPPPMLSKNDSALIESSFANLYESTASYSATALKSFLKIIVEESRQTFDTSKEYHGDKNGGFYHSVVNNKIRNCIYNKTFFVSQLGHLTTNNCRRFIEGEVGKKNWEIVMSYLTELIGDRSLGSHSLRLYVTNIFTDMIRQISNSIASIEDQDSRTANFQKLELLVANSLLDTINTLRNLEVGRDEINHGTSNTEADILFQLLSTLKEILNEFGDLLSHSWKIVFDIINSPFHWVSRDKGILLDEDEDDSSLVNAFIQKHKELIQVSFDVFKLISDDFLQTLPLNTIKCVIDTIVNFVNQQRNLNISFSSISQFWLVGDYLRTCYSSQDEKELQQELTVFNKKIQPGNTLNIITNDSSPFLSMYYGLWLYLLSNLVDCTKDNRIEVKNGAIQTFYRILDSHALYLPDWELIYLEVIKPFLERHLTEQDLSDYVDFLDITLDGLAKLYPKKFSTFTDDSKNTSEKWLLLFDFINHLFHLQSTAVQYIAISKFKILLESLLAIDQINEDVLNKCFTLWSGYSIVYRDISAPNSNYNKTGYDCIYELVISFPNLYYLLEKYNLITLKLVESVLNLFNAGIRYPLLPEHSRDKKKPSTLQNAILECLKTFSQDLPVDIQSIILVQLSSIINLSFETREKIEKKLLPKLPSSARVRIPTFQAVSYEACKQLSDKLEQSIKDNKIPFKENNILKLMKNLGETIDRKSLIDNSEEKNLPLWEFSSRCFKTLTNQIIECYEKKQISEPIIKEFCDVFIKVAVAPLHKVNDETDKMTEAVDIKQFFSYRKILLQGNFIYLMDRNHLDAFISAVWSNTFFYQLDDVENTLLGSCGSLNEVSERFAEINFDETIGSTVQPPLLTKYECSKMCLNNLIELTTLEGSEYEQLRIIAAPYLVSRISFALRRYISDQPLLKREPFPKVRRMELKILLRGLCTIMVSLSKHDSENHTVILKNLKYLYPLILRTIPIAHTISEIQSDVLQLSLDFTRVISS, encoded by the coding sequence ATGGTAGTTactcaacaacaacaattctTCACTCTTCAGAAATTGTTGAATAATGATCTGCATAATTTAGTCTCTGAATccagaagaaaaaattcagAAGTTAAACATACAAGTGATAAAGCTTTGGAGATCCTTAAGACATGCCATAGCAATTTGGATTTAAAACGTCACCCTGATTTCATAATACCTTTGATAAAAGCATGTAGTTCGAAGAGTGCCAAATTGACTACTATCGCAATGCAATGCTTACAAAGAATGTCGTCTGTAGATTGTATCCCAGATTCAAGAATATCTCAAGTATTAGATTCTTTCATTGAAGCTACTCTATTGGCTTCTGATATTCAACTGAAAGTCTTACAAATAGTtcctatattttttaaaacttatGGCAAATATATCTATGGCCCCTTATGCGCAAAATTGTTAACTTGCTGTTCAAACTTATTACAAGTTCCTAATAAATCTCCAATGGTTATAGGTACCGCTAGTGCCACAATGCAACAGTTgattgatgaaatttttgaaagattATCGTTTAATTGGAGTAAAGATGAACACAACCCAGCGTTGGAGGAAACTCATCAAGTTTTAATCACAAATAGTGATACAATCATGGTTAACGCTTATAGATATGATGCTTATGTATTATTCACTGATCTGAGTTCCCTATCAGAGAAAAACAAAGATTCATCctcaattaataataacattacaacaacaataactAGTAACAACTCCATTACGACAGACATTAATACTGGCAATACaaagataaaaatggaTAAGATGCTAGATATGAATAATGTACCAATTGACTATGGATTAGAGATCTTAGAATCAATTCTAAGTAATAGCTATAgttcatttttaaattataaagatCTGCAATTTCTCCTACGTATTAAAATGGTCCCATTCCTATTAAGAAACATTCCTTCAACTACTGCAAGCTTTTCTATCGTGGTTAGAAGTTATAGATgcattaaattattaataaaaaaggaATTTTTGAACACTTTAGACCTAGAATTGGAAGTCATTTTCTCTTTATTGATTCATACTTTAACTGCTGATTCAAAATCTCCAATCTGGAAAAAACTTTTGAcattagaaatttttagaagtttttcaaatgatattgaaCTTGTAGAATCTATTTTTATGATTTATgataatttgaaagatcgtaaaaaaatattaacatcATTAACAAAGGAATTTTAcgaaattttaaaatcaaatgaattaaCAATTGCATTACATGAAACTAAATTAATTGTCACTTTGGATAATTATCAAATCACAAAGGACAAttctatttcaaaaatatcttATTTACAAATGCTAGATAGATCAAATCCCTCAtcaataaatcaaaattatttgatttggttaatattccaaataattAGTGACTGGACCAATGGATTTAGTAATTCAGCTTCAAAAATTGattcaacaacaattattaaaataaattcatcatcCTCCTCAAAGGAAAATGAACCTAGCAACAGTTCGTCATCAAATACTGATCAAGAGactcaaattcaattaccaattattcaaacattTAAAGGCATATTTCCCAATGTGTTTAATATTCTTcgaaaattattatattccTCATCATTTGATAACCATATCTTCAGCAAATTAGTGAGATCTTTCCAAAAATTAGGCCATGCAGCAGGccttttaaatttacatGATGAACTAAATCAATGCTTAGAATTGTTTTCTCTGTCAATCGTTAAAAATTGTCTTGAAACTGAACTCAAAATCGAAGATCCTAAACCTAGAAACTCTATTGATTCAGCGGCAACTGATGTAACTGTTTCTACTGTTGCAGCTGCGGCTGGGACATCTGTCCTTAATGCTATAAGTGAAACATTGATTGGTTCAAACAATAATCAATCTCAAAAATTACAACAACAGCAGCAACagcagcaacaacaacaacaacaacaacaacaacaacaacaacaacaacaacaacaacaaaaccAACACCATTTAAACCATGAGCTCtcaaatagaaaatatttacatCCAAGAAATTTCAATCCAAGACAGGTATCGTTATTTAGGGCATTGGTATCATTAACAATATCAATTGGTGAAAATTTGAACTATGATAGTTGGAATTTTGTATTGGTAGCACTACAATGGGTTTCTTATTATATGTCAGGACCATCTAATGATTTTatggaaaatatttattctcAGGATATACCTCCACCACCAATGTTAAGTAAGAATGATAGTGCCTTGATTGAAAGTAGTTTTGCAAATTTATATGAAAGTACTGCTTCATATTCTGCAACCGCCCTAAAATCTTTCTTGAAGATTATTGTTGAAGAATCAAGACAAACGTTTGATACATCGAAAGAATACCATGGTGATAAAAATGGTGGATTCTATCATTCAGTGGTCAAcaataaaattagaaattgtatatataaCAAAACTTTTTTTGTCTCACAATTAGGCCATTTAACGACAAATAACTGTAGAAGATTTATCGAAGGAGAAGTGggcaaaaaaaattgggaAATTGTAATGAGTTATTTGACAGAGTTGATAGGTGATCGTTCTTTGGGGTCACATTCTTTAAGATTATATGtgacaaatatttttacgGATATGATTAGGCAAATTTCCAACTCAATTGCTTCTATTGAAGATCAAGATTCAAGAACTGCTAACTTCCAAAAACTCGAGCTATTGGTtgcaaattctttattggATACCATCAATACCTTAAGGAATTTGGAAGTCGGTAGAGATGAAATAAATCATGGTACATCAAATACTGAAgctgatattttatttcaactGTTATCAACACTAAaggaaattttaaatgaatttgGTGATCTCCTTTCACATTCCTGGaaaattgtttttgatattattaattctcCATTTCATTGGGTAAGTAGAGATAAGGGAATCCTTTTAGACGaggatgaagatgattCGTCGTTAGTCAACGCATTCATACAAAAACACaaagaattaattcaaGTTTCATTCGATGTTTTCAAGTTAATTTCAGATGATTTTTTGCAAACTTTGCCGTTAAACACTATTAAGTGTGTGATAGACACAATTGTGAACTTTGTTAATCAACAACGTAATCTAAATATctcattttcttcaattagTCAATTTTGGTTAGTAGGTGATTATTTGAGAACATGCTATTCCTCTCAAGATGAGAAGGAACTTCAACAAGAGTTAACTGTGTTTAATAAGAAGATTCAGCCAGGCAATAccttaaatattattacaaacGATAGTTCTCCATTCCTCAGCATGTATTATGGTTTGTGGCTATACTTGTTATCTAATTTAGTAGACTGTACGAAAGATAATAGAATTGAGGTTAAAAATGGTGCAATCCAAACGTTCTACAGGATATTAGATTCTCATGCGTTGTACTTACCAGATTGggaattaatttatttggaaGTTATTAAACCTTTCTTAGAGCGCCACCTAACGGAACAAGATTTGAGTGATTATGTTGATTTCTTAGATATTACCTTAGATGGCTTAGCAAAATTATATCCAAAAAAGTTTTCAACATTTACCGACGattctaaaaatacaaGTGAAAAGTGGctactattatttgattttataaACCACTTATTTCATCTACAATCGACGGCTGTACAATATATTGctatttccaaatttaaaatccTTTTGGAATCTTTACTAGCTATAGATCAAATAAACGAAGACGTCTTGAATAAATGCTTCACATTATGGAGTGGATATTCTATTGTTTATAGAGATATTTCCGCcccaaattcaaattacaACAAAACAGGCTATGACTGTATTTATGAATTGGTCATTTCTTTCCCAAATTTGTATTACTTACTAGAGAAATATAACTTGATAACCTTAAAGTTAGTAGAATCTGTTTTGAACTTATTTAATGCTGGCATTAGATATCCATTACTACCAGAACATTCAAGGGATAAAAAGAAACCATCAACGTTACAGAATGCTATTTTAGAATGCTTAAAAACATTTTCACAAGATTTACCAGTTGATATTCAAAGCATAATACTAGTCCAATTAAGTAGTATCATCAACTTGTCCTTTGAAACtagagaaaaaattgaaaagaagTTACTACCAAAGCTTCCTTCTTCAGCAAGAGTTCGTATCCCAACATTCCAAGCTGTCAGTTATGAAGCTTGTAAGCAATTAAGTGATAAACTAGAACaatcaattaaagataACAAAATACCATTtaaggaaaataatatattaaaattaatgaaaaatctaGGGGAAACGATTGACAGAAAATCgttaattgataatagcgaagaaaaaaatcttcCTTTATGGGAATTTAGTTCCCGTTGCTTCAAAACATTaacaaatcaaataatcgaatgttatgaaaaaaaacagatCTCAGAACCAattataaaagaattttgtGATGTATTTATAAAAGTGGCTGTTGCGCCACTTCACAAGGTCAATGACGAAACCGACAAAATGACTGAAGCAGTTGatataaaacaattttttagTTACCGTAAAATTTTGTTGCAGGGAAACTTTATTTACTTAATGGACCGAAACCATCTAGATGCTTTTATTTCGGCTGTCTGGTCAAATACATTCTTTTACCAGCTTGATGATGTTGAAAATACTTTGCTGGGTAGTTGTGGGTCTCTAAATGAAGTATCTGAAAGATTTGCAGAGattaattttgatgaaACAATCGGATCTACAGTTCAGCCACCTCTTCTAACTAAATATGAATGTTCTAAAATGTGTTTGAAcaatttaatagaattaacAACGTTGGAAGGCAGTGAATATGAACAGTTGAGAATTATTGCCGCACCTTATTTGGTGTCCAGAATTTCTTTTGCATTAAGAAGGTATATTTCTGATCAGCCGTTATTAAAGCGCGAACCCTTCCCCAAAGTTCGTAGAATGgaattaaagattttattaaGAGGCTTGTGCACTATTATGGTTTCTTTGTCCAAGCACGATTCAGAGAACCATACGGTAATTCTCAAAAACCTGAAATACCTATATCCCCTAATCTTGAGAACAATTCCTATAGCTCATACAATTTCAGAAATACAAAGTGATGTACTTCAACTATCTCTTGATTTTACAAGAGTAATATCATCGTAg